In Bradysia coprophila strain Holo2 unplaced genomic scaffold, BU_Bcop_v1 contig_350, whole genome shotgun sequence, a genomic segment contains:
- the LOC119080277 gene encoding helicase sen1-like isoform X2 encodes MMTSVHHWYSRSISQILEKKMVQTVTDPQLQYRMNPSISSVFYLERVGFEARVNYRHNLKNGPNLIGRNDTEGVDIGINSFHCSRKHCVLSVCDDEITVEDLNSSNGTTVNGVKFSGEKKTVKEHDIIGIVGGGNPLSELVGNFGFIVYRICKYTTDNIQTFEIEDDDPIELSDNEESDVICLDSDGELVDAKEEVDLDIQLSRNFNLEIKKELIDFEDDWEALTLHVKKENLEFASNEIDEYLYEPYEDENSNQIDETQLNDIPVDNDDSDNDSVDSNETVYFPTFSEQISDLPGCSDDKTAPLSDQTNLDSKKLKKPQLEQKLQDTVSKINESEKQRRKRGPEMIYAKPLEKRRKSKKSEDIPVRSKKKTDVATNERKERLKVAASTSSKRDEPDRNMPSTSTHTTPKVKFTPNNRGSFLTDASQMPVLPKIISKKQKEEKLREEIKRNTEKAAHNLNLGEVMLDATPTPPELVQKIWENMYSSSASQAEQLSPTKEQNIPLMENEDSGACEIDSPTNEDPDEINQLSDFIDDGVGMETEESEGNENDLNYDDDYDEELAIYHLVMKLPPETGKITVIETNPKPAHIRSILKTSTKLGPKKKRRVTFKESGFQYNPRHKIISDLTAYDCSRCDTVEIFFSSVGTDIRSFADSYEDYKEYRTTLVSLMLVELWKEIELEYINSKIHSFTSVTINDQNLEKRGEGLRMIFHCQANALYKSNAVCDDHIVLAKCTQNGEEIEFVALITSIRYSNREATDKLAYFTMETSVLTQVLPIDSLKIRPITAIANTLNSLNAVYSLKTSPLANLVINPLSEENLVRHTPENLTFKCYDTLDDTQRKILGTLYRRCINLDVPNISLLEGAAGTGKTCLIVNLALQLVYGDGLPKPLKILICSKSNGSINDLTRKLIHIRDDTAGSTKIKLVRFGVLENMDSAVQRVSVQHLKEMERHSPQFTSTSYDDLVSQRTTLELKLTALNLDNGIDHATTSNAIEKQLYKVNALIDRFQGLERKKLRDSTTFILNSCDIICTTLASIPKLQNYVSQVDVCIIDEATQCNEPLTLLPFQFGNPSLVLVGDSQLLPLAAYSPIVKSMNYGKSLFARFQKLYLGKFGSPVFEMNFQYRIQQEILLWPNHQFYKNRLVPHASVKDNSFPIAPYKVISYSLDKGVKESDNIMLVVKVLLGHVDWHAHSVGMICTNFKQNSILKNKLKAYPYIATNSAESYIGEKDVVIIWISGEHGISHLAHQQVLNAAVTRARKSLLICGANLTGYKNRPVWRSLLENANQRNCLQHFKVLTASKVCHTLSRNVVVNGRPEPKCNICKF; translated from the exons ATGATGACATCAGTGCATCAT TGGT ATTCGAGATCTATTTCAcaaattctagaaaaaaaaatggtgcaGACAGTAACTGATCCTCA ACTTCAATACAGAATGAATCCATCAATATCGTCGGTATTTTACTTGGAAAGAGTCGGATTTGAGGCCCGAGTAAATTACAGGCACAACCTAAAAAATGGTCCGAATTTGATTGGTCGAAACGATACTGAAGGAGTCGACATCGGAATCAATTCATTCCATTGCTCCCGAAAACATTGTGTGCTTAGTGTTTGTGACGATGAAATTACTGTTGAAGACCTGAAC TCGTCCAATGGAACAACTGTTAATGGAGTGAAATTCAGCGGAGAAAAGAAAACGGTGAAAGAGCATGATATCATAGGAATTGTGGGCGGTGGCAATCCTTTGTCAGAATTGGTTGGAAATTTTGGCTTCATTGTTTATCGCATCTGCAAATATACGACCGATAACAttcaaacatttgaaattgaagaCGACGATCCGATCGAATTGAGTGACAATGAAGAAAGTGACGTTATTTGCCTTGACTCAGATGGCGAATTAGTTGATGCAAAGGAGGAAGTTGATCTCGACATTCAATTGTCACGAAACTTTAATTTGGAGATTAAGAAGGAGCTGATCGATTTCGAAGACGACTGGGAAGCACTTACCCTTCAcgtgaaaaaggaaaatttagagTTTGCGTCGAACGAAATCGATGAATATCTGTATGAACCGTACGAagacgaaaattcgaatcaaaTCGATGAGACGCAGTTGAATGACATTCCGGTCGATAACGATGACAGCGACAACGATTCCGTTGATTCAAATGAAACGGTGTACTTCCCAACATTTTCTGAGCAAATCAGCGATTTACCTGGTTGTAGTGATGACAAAACAGCCCCGCTGAGTGACCAGACGAATTTGGATtcgaaaaagttgaaaaaaccaCAATTGGAGCAGAAACTGCAGGACACTGTTTCCAAAATCAATGAATCTGAAAAACAGAGGCGAAAACGAGGTCCTGAAATGATTTATGCAAAGCCACTGGAAAAGCGGCGGAAGTCTAAAAAAAGCGAAGACATCCCGGTACGTTCTAAGAAAAAGACTGATGTGGCTACAAACGAGAGAAAAGAAAGACTGAAAGTTGCGGCATCAACCTCATCAAAACGGGACGAGCCGGACCGCAACATGCCATCAACGTCAACTCATACTACTCCGAAAGTGAAATTCACTCCGAATAATCGTGGGTCATTTTTAACTGATGCTTCACAGATGCCGGTCTTACCAAagattatttcgaaaaaacaGAAAGAGGAAAAACTCCGTGAAGAAATCAAACGTAATACCGAGAAAGCAGCCCACAACCTTAATCTCGGAGAAGTAATGCTTGACGCAACACCAACGCCACCGGAACTAGTACAAAAGATTTGGGAAAATATGTACTCCAGTAGTGCTTCTCAGGCTGAGCAGCTGTCACCCACCAAAGAGCAAAATATACCTCTCATGGAAAACGAAGACAGTGGAGCGTGTGAAATCGATTCCCCTACAAACGAAGATCCGGATGAAATTAATCAATTGTCTGATTTCATTGACGATGGCGTCGGAATGGAAACTGAGGAAAGTGAAGGAAACGAGAACGATTTGAATTATGACGATGATTACGACGAGGAACTCGCTATCTACCATCTGGTAATGAAATTGCCACCGGAAACTGGTAAAATTACAGTAATTGAAACGAATCCGAAACCTGCCCACATCAGATCGATACTGAAAACCTCGACTAAACTCGGACCGAAGAAAAAACGCCGAGTAACTTTCAAAGAATCCGGCTTCCAATACAATCCTCGACACAAAATCATTTCCGATTTAACTGCATACGATTGCTCACGATGCGACACAGTGGAGATTTTTTTCAGCAGCGTGGGCACAGACATTCGGTCGTTTGCCGATTCATATGAAGATTATAAGGAATATCGGAC AACCCTGGTGTCATTAATGCTGGTTGAATTGTGGAAAGAAATCGAACTGGAATACATTAATTCGAAAATACACAGCTTCACCTCCGTCACAATAAACGACCAAAATCTGGAGAAGAGAGGAGAAGGACTCAGGATGATTTTCCATTGTCAAG CCAATGCATTGTACAAATCGAACGCCGTTTGTGATGACCACATAGTGCTTGCGAAGTGTACGCAAAATGGAgaggaaattgaattcgttgcgCTAATTACGTCGATTAGGTATTCGAATAGAGAAG CAACTGACAAGCTAGCATACTTTACCATGGAAACATCGGTTTTGACTCAAGTATTGCCAAttgattcactgaaaattcgACCCATCACCGCCATCGCAAATACCCTGAACAGCCTGAATGCCGTCTACAGTTTAAAGACCTCGCCATTGGCAAATTTAGTCATAAATCCACTATCGGAAGAAAACCTAGTTCGTCATACGCCGGAAAATCTTACCTTCAAATGTTAT GATACATTAGACGACACTCAACGTAAAATCTTAGGGACACTGTACAGGCGCTGTATTAACTTGGATGTTCCCAATATATCGTTACTGGAAGGTGCAGCTGGCACGGGAAAGACCTGTCTGATAGTCAATTTGGCCCTGCAGCTAGTATATGGCGATGGATTGCCCAAGCCACTTAAAATATTAATCTGTTCAAAGTCTAACGGAAGCATCAATGACTTAACCCGAAAATTGATCCACATTCGGGACGATACTGCAg gaagcacaaaaataaagttggtGCGATTTGGTGTGTTGGAAAACATGGACAGTGCCGTTCAACGCGTCTCCGTACAACATCTCAAAGAGATGGAGCGGCATTCACCTCAATTCACCAGTACCAGTTACGATGACCTCGTCAGTCAG AGAACCACATTGGAATTGAAACTGACAGCCTTAAATTTGGACAACGGCATCGATCATGCGACGACTTCGAACGCCATAGAAAAACAGCTGTACAAAGTAAACGCTCTGATCGATCGGTTCCAAGGTCTGGAACGGAAAAAACTTCGAGATTCAACGACGTTCATACTGAATTCATGTGATATCATTTGCACGACATTGGCAAGCATTCCCAAGTTGCAGAA CTATGTTTCCCAAGTGGATGTTTGTATCATTGATGAGGCCACACAGTGTAACGAGCCGTTGACACTGCTACCATTTCAATTTGGTAATCCGTCACTGGTTCTAGTTGGTGATTCGCAACTGCTACCACTGGCTGCTTATTCACCT ATcgtcaaatcaatgaattaCGGCAAGTCGCTGTTCGCCCGTTTCCAAAAACTGTATTTGGGTAAATTTGGCAGTCCagttttcgaaatgaatttCCAATATCGAATTCAACAAGAAATCTTATTGTGGCCGAATCATCAATTCTACAAAAATCGGCTCGTTCCACATGCATCGGTCAAGGACAATAGTTTTCCCATTGCTCCGTACAAAGTCATTTCGTACAGTCTGGATAAAGGTGTGAAAGAGAGTGATAACATCATGTTAGTTGTTAAGGTTCTGCTGGGACATGTGGACTGGCATGCGCATTCGGTGGGAATGATATGCaccaatttcaaacaaaattccattttgaagaacaaattgaa GGCTTATCCGTACATTGCTACGAACTCAGCTGAATCGTATATTGGTGAAAAAGACGTGGTGATTATTTGGATTAGTGGAGAGCACGGTATTTCCCATTTGGCGCACCAACAAGTTTTAAATGCGGCTGTGACACGGGCACGAAAAAGTCTGCTGATTTGTGGTGCCAATCTAACTGGTTACAAA AATCGTCCGGTGTGGAGATCATTACTGGAAAATGCTAACCAAAGAAATTGCTTGCAGCACTTTAAGGTGTTAACCGCTTCAAAGGTCTGCCATACCTTAAGTAGAAATGTCGTAGTAAATGGGCGGCCTGAACCGAAGTGCAACatatgtaaattttaa
- the LOC119080277 gene encoding helicase sen1-like isoform X3 has protein sequence MNPSISSVFYLERVGFEARVNYRHNLKNGPNLIGRNDTEGVDIGINSFHCSRKHCVLSVCDDEITVEDLNSSNGTTVNGVKFSGEKKTVKEHDIIGIVGGGNPLSELVGNFGFIVYRICKYTTDNIQTFEIEDDDPIELSDNEESDVICLDSDGELVDAKEEVDLDIQLSRNFNLEIKKELIDFEDDWEALTLHVKKENLEFASNEIDEYLYEPYEDENSNQIDETQLNDIPVDNDDSDNDSVDSNETVYFPTFSEQISDLPGCSDDKTAPLSDQTNLDSKKLKKPQLEQKLQDTVSKINESEKQRRKRGPEMIYAKPLEKRRKSKKSEDIPVRSKKKTDVATNERKERLKVAASTSSKRDEPDRNMPSTSTHTTPKVKFTPNNRGSFLTDASQMPVLPKIISKKQKEEKLREEIKRNTEKAAHNLNLGEVMLDATPTPPELVQKIWENMYSSSASQAEQLSPTKEQNIPLMENEDSGACEIDSPTNEDPDEINQLSDFIDDGVGMETEESEGNENDLNYDDDYDEELAIYHLVMKLPPETGKITVIETNPKPAHIRSILKTSTKLGPKKKRRVTFKESGFQYNPRHKIISDLTAYDCSRCDTVEIFFSSVGTDIRSFADSYEDYKEYRTTLVSLMLVELWKEIELEYINSKIHSFTSVTINDQNLEKRGEGLRMIFHCQANALYKSNAVCDDHIVLAKCTQNGEEIEFVALITSIRYSNREATDKLAYFTMETSVLTQVLPIDSLKIRPITAIANTLNSLNAVYSLKTSPLANLVINPLSEENLVRHTPENLTFKCYDTLDDTQRKILGTLYRRCINLDVPNISLLEGAAGTGKTCLIVNLALQLVYGDGLPKPLKILICSKSNGSINDLTRKLIHIRDDTAGSTKIKLVRFGVLENMDSAVQRVSVQHLKEMERHSPQFTSTSYDDLVSQRTTLELKLTALNLDNGIDHATTSNAIEKQLYKVNALIDRFQGLERKKLRDSTTFILNSCDIICTTLASIPKLQNYVSQVDVCIIDEATQCNEPLTLLPFQFGNPSLVLVGDSQLLPLAAYSPIVKSMNYGKSLFARFQKLYLGKFGSPVFEMNFQYRIQQEILLWPNHQFYKNRLVPHASVKDNSFPIAPYKVISYSLDKGVKESDNIMLVVKVLLGHVDWHAHSVGMICTNFKQNSILKNKLKAYPYIATNSAESYIGEKDVVIIWISGEHGISHLAHQQVLNAAVTRARKSLLICGANLTGYKNRPVWRSLLENANQRNCLQHFKVLTASKVCHTLSRNVVVNGRPEPKCNICKF, from the exons ATGAATCCATCAATATCGTCGGTATTTTACTTGGAAAGAGTCGGATTTGAGGCCCGAGTAAATTACAGGCACAACCTAAAAAATGGTCCGAATTTGATTGGTCGAAACGATACTGAAGGAGTCGACATCGGAATCAATTCATTCCATTGCTCCCGAAAACATTGTGTGCTTAGTGTTTGTGACGATGAAATTACTGTTGAAGACCTGAAC TCGTCCAATGGAACAACTGTTAATGGAGTGAAATTCAGCGGAGAAAAGAAAACGGTGAAAGAGCATGATATCATAGGAATTGTGGGCGGTGGCAATCCTTTGTCAGAATTGGTTGGAAATTTTGGCTTCATTGTTTATCGCATCTGCAAATATACGACCGATAACAttcaaacatttgaaattgaagaCGACGATCCGATCGAATTGAGTGACAATGAAGAAAGTGACGTTATTTGCCTTGACTCAGATGGCGAATTAGTTGATGCAAAGGAGGAAGTTGATCTCGACATTCAATTGTCACGAAACTTTAATTTGGAGATTAAGAAGGAGCTGATCGATTTCGAAGACGACTGGGAAGCACTTACCCTTCAcgtgaaaaaggaaaatttagagTTTGCGTCGAACGAAATCGATGAATATCTGTATGAACCGTACGAagacgaaaattcgaatcaaaTCGATGAGACGCAGTTGAATGACATTCCGGTCGATAACGATGACAGCGACAACGATTCCGTTGATTCAAATGAAACGGTGTACTTCCCAACATTTTCTGAGCAAATCAGCGATTTACCTGGTTGTAGTGATGACAAAACAGCCCCGCTGAGTGACCAGACGAATTTGGATtcgaaaaagttgaaaaaaccaCAATTGGAGCAGAAACTGCAGGACACTGTTTCCAAAATCAATGAATCTGAAAAACAGAGGCGAAAACGAGGTCCTGAAATGATTTATGCAAAGCCACTGGAAAAGCGGCGGAAGTCTAAAAAAAGCGAAGACATCCCGGTACGTTCTAAGAAAAAGACTGATGTGGCTACAAACGAGAGAAAAGAAAGACTGAAAGTTGCGGCATCAACCTCATCAAAACGGGACGAGCCGGACCGCAACATGCCATCAACGTCAACTCATACTACTCCGAAAGTGAAATTCACTCCGAATAATCGTGGGTCATTTTTAACTGATGCTTCACAGATGCCGGTCTTACCAAagattatttcgaaaaaacaGAAAGAGGAAAAACTCCGTGAAGAAATCAAACGTAATACCGAGAAAGCAGCCCACAACCTTAATCTCGGAGAAGTAATGCTTGACGCAACACCAACGCCACCGGAACTAGTACAAAAGATTTGGGAAAATATGTACTCCAGTAGTGCTTCTCAGGCTGAGCAGCTGTCACCCACCAAAGAGCAAAATATACCTCTCATGGAAAACGAAGACAGTGGAGCGTGTGAAATCGATTCCCCTACAAACGAAGATCCGGATGAAATTAATCAATTGTCTGATTTCATTGACGATGGCGTCGGAATGGAAACTGAGGAAAGTGAAGGAAACGAGAACGATTTGAATTATGACGATGATTACGACGAGGAACTCGCTATCTACCATCTGGTAATGAAATTGCCACCGGAAACTGGTAAAATTACAGTAATTGAAACGAATCCGAAACCTGCCCACATCAGATCGATACTGAAAACCTCGACTAAACTCGGACCGAAGAAAAAACGCCGAGTAACTTTCAAAGAATCCGGCTTCCAATACAATCCTCGACACAAAATCATTTCCGATTTAACTGCATACGATTGCTCACGATGCGACACAGTGGAGATTTTTTTCAGCAGCGTGGGCACAGACATTCGGTCGTTTGCCGATTCATATGAAGATTATAAGGAATATCGGAC AACCCTGGTGTCATTAATGCTGGTTGAATTGTGGAAAGAAATCGAACTGGAATACATTAATTCGAAAATACACAGCTTCACCTCCGTCACAATAAACGACCAAAATCTGGAGAAGAGAGGAGAAGGACTCAGGATGATTTTCCATTGTCAAG CCAATGCATTGTACAAATCGAACGCCGTTTGTGATGACCACATAGTGCTTGCGAAGTGTACGCAAAATGGAgaggaaattgaattcgttgcgCTAATTACGTCGATTAGGTATTCGAATAGAGAAG CAACTGACAAGCTAGCATACTTTACCATGGAAACATCGGTTTTGACTCAAGTATTGCCAAttgattcactgaaaattcgACCCATCACCGCCATCGCAAATACCCTGAACAGCCTGAATGCCGTCTACAGTTTAAAGACCTCGCCATTGGCAAATTTAGTCATAAATCCACTATCGGAAGAAAACCTAGTTCGTCATACGCCGGAAAATCTTACCTTCAAATGTTAT GATACATTAGACGACACTCAACGTAAAATCTTAGGGACACTGTACAGGCGCTGTATTAACTTGGATGTTCCCAATATATCGTTACTGGAAGGTGCAGCTGGCACGGGAAAGACCTGTCTGATAGTCAATTTGGCCCTGCAGCTAGTATATGGCGATGGATTGCCCAAGCCACTTAAAATATTAATCTGTTCAAAGTCTAACGGAAGCATCAATGACTTAACCCGAAAATTGATCCACATTCGGGACGATACTGCAg gaagcacaaaaataaagttggtGCGATTTGGTGTGTTGGAAAACATGGACAGTGCCGTTCAACGCGTCTCCGTACAACATCTCAAAGAGATGGAGCGGCATTCACCTCAATTCACCAGTACCAGTTACGATGACCTCGTCAGTCAG AGAACCACATTGGAATTGAAACTGACAGCCTTAAATTTGGACAACGGCATCGATCATGCGACGACTTCGAACGCCATAGAAAAACAGCTGTACAAAGTAAACGCTCTGATCGATCGGTTCCAAGGTCTGGAACGGAAAAAACTTCGAGATTCAACGACGTTCATACTGAATTCATGTGATATCATTTGCACGACATTGGCAAGCATTCCCAAGTTGCAGAA CTATGTTTCCCAAGTGGATGTTTGTATCATTGATGAGGCCACACAGTGTAACGAGCCGTTGACACTGCTACCATTTCAATTTGGTAATCCGTCACTGGTTCTAGTTGGTGATTCGCAACTGCTACCACTGGCTGCTTATTCACCT ATcgtcaaatcaatgaattaCGGCAAGTCGCTGTTCGCCCGTTTCCAAAAACTGTATTTGGGTAAATTTGGCAGTCCagttttcgaaatgaatttCCAATATCGAATTCAACAAGAAATCTTATTGTGGCCGAATCATCAATTCTACAAAAATCGGCTCGTTCCACATGCATCGGTCAAGGACAATAGTTTTCCCATTGCTCCGTACAAAGTCATTTCGTACAGTCTGGATAAAGGTGTGAAAGAGAGTGATAACATCATGTTAGTTGTTAAGGTTCTGCTGGGACATGTGGACTGGCATGCGCATTCGGTGGGAATGATATGCaccaatttcaaacaaaattccattttgaagaacaaattgaa GGCTTATCCGTACATTGCTACGAACTCAGCTGAATCGTATATTGGTGAAAAAGACGTGGTGATTATTTGGATTAGTGGAGAGCACGGTATTTCCCATTTGGCGCACCAACAAGTTTTAAATGCGGCTGTGACACGGGCACGAAAAAGTCTGCTGATTTGTGGTGCCAATCTAACTGGTTACAAA AATCGTCCGGTGTGGAGATCATTACTGGAAAATGCTAACCAAAGAAATTGCTTGCAGCACTTTAAGGTGTTAACCGCTTCAAAGGTCTGCCATACCTTAAGTAGAAATGTCGTAGTAAATGGGCGGCCTGAACCGAAGTGCAACatatgtaaattttaa